In the Brevundimonas sp. LM2 genome, GCGGCGGCCGACGGCCGAGGCGATGCAGACCTTCGACGTGATCCTGGTTGACCTGCAGGACCTGGGCTGCCGCATCTACACCTTCATCACGACCCTGCTGTATGTGCTGGAGGCGGCGGCGGAACACGGGAAAGAGGTCTGGGTGCTGGACCGACCCAACCCCGCGGGGCGGCCGGTCGAGGGCACCACCCTGTTGCCGGGGTGGGAGAGCTTCGTTGGGGCCGGGCCGATGCCGATGCGGCACGGCATGACCCTGGGCGAGCTGGGCCACTGGTTCCTCGATCATTTCAAACTGGATGTGGCCTATCGGGTCATCGCGATGCAGGGCTACGACCCGGAGGCCGGGCCGGGGTTCGGCTGGCCGCTGGGGGAGCGGGCCTGGATCAACCCCAGTCCCAATGCGCCGAACCTGTCGATGGCGCGGGCCTATCCCGGCACGGTGATGGTCGAGGGGGCCACCCTGTCGGAGGGGCGGGGCACAACCCGGCCGCTGGAGCTGTTCGGGGCCCCCGACATCGACGCCCGCGCCGTGATCGCCGAGATGCGGACCCTGGCCCCGCAGTGGCTGGGCGGCTGCGTCCTGCGGGACATGTGGTTCGAGCCGACCTTCCACAAACATGTCGGTCGGCTGTGTTCGGGCGTCCAGATCCATGTCGAGGGCCCGGCCTATGTGCATGGGGCATTCCGGCCCTGGCGGGTGCAGGCGCTCGGCTTCAAGGCGATCCGGCGGCTGTATCCCGACTACGACCTGTGGCGGGATTTTCCCTATGAGTACGCCTTCGGCAAGCTGCCGATCGACGTGATCAACGGCGGGCCCGGGCTGCGCGAATGGGTCGATGATGCCTCCGCGACGGCGGACCATCTGGACGCTATGGCGGGCCCGGACGAGGTGGCCTGGATCGAAGCGCGGCGGCCGTTCCTGCTCTACTAATCGGTCTTGATCGAAAACCGGCGATCGATTAGTTGTCCCGTCAGCGGACCGGGCCCCTCTGACGTCTGATGGCAGACGTGATGTCGGACCGCATCGAGCGAGCTCGGTGCGCGACGGCCCTTCGGTCGATCCCTGATGCGCGCCGTGGTCGCTCCCTGAACATGGGGAGTCCAATGGACCTTATGACTGTCTTTCTGGCCGACTGGCTGGGCAAGCCGGCCTGGATGTGGCTGGCCTTCATGGGCGTGGTCGTCGCGCTGCTCGCGCTGGACCTGGGCGTCCTGCATCGAGACCAGCACGAGATCGGCGTGCGAGAGAGCCTGCTTCTTTCGGGCATGTATATCGCCATCGCGCTGCTGTTCGGCGCGTGGGTCTGGTGGGAGCTGGGCGGCCAGTCCGGCCTCGAGTATCTGACCGGCTTTGCGATCGAGAAGTCGCTGGCGATGGACAACGTCTTTGTCATCGCCATGATCTTCGGCTATTTCGCCATCCCGCGCGCGCTTCAGCACCGGGTGCTGTTCTGGGGCATCCTGGGCGTCATCGTCCTGCGGGCCCTCATGATCGGCGCGGGCGCGGCCCTGGTCAGCCAGTACGGCTGGGTCCTCTATATCTTCGCCGCCTTCCTGGTCTTCACCGGCATCAAGATGTTCCTGGCCGGCGAAGGTCACGCCGACGTGGGGGCGAACCCGCTGGTGCGGTGGATGCGTGGTCATCTGCGCATCACCGACACGCTGCACGGTCAGAAATTCTTCGTGCGCCAGCCCGACTCCAAAGGCCGAATGGTCCTGTGGGCCACGCCGATGTTCCTGGCGCTGGTGATGATCGAGATCGCCGACGTGATCTTCGCGGTCGACTCGGTGCCGGCGATCTTCGCCATCACGACGGACCCGTACATCGTCTACACCTCGAACATCTTCGCGATCCTGGGCCTGCGGGCGCTGTATTTCGCCCTCGCGGCCGTCATCCACCGCTTCGCCTATCTGAAACAGGCGCTGGCGGTGCTGCTGGTCTTCATCGGCGGCAAGATCTTCGTGGCCGACCTTCTGGGCTGGGAGAAGTTCCCGGCGGAATGGTCGCTCGCGATCACGGCCGTGATCCTGTCGACCGGCGTGCTGTGGTCGCTGTGGAAGACCCGGTCAAACGGCGGCGATCCGACCCTGTCCTAGTCGGGGGTGCGGGCCCGGCCGATCAGGCCGGGTCCGTTCAGGCCGGTTCGGCTTCCAGGCGCTTGTCCAGATACAGGCCGACGCGGCGGTCGACGGCGTCGATATGGTCCTGCCAGAAGTGGCTGGCGCCTTCTTCCAGCTCATAGTCGATGACGATGCCCTTCTGGGTGCGCAGCTTGTTGACCACGCGCTCGACCTCGACCGGCGGGACCACGGTGTCGGCGGTGCCGTGCAGGAACAGGCCCGAGGCCGGGCAGGGGGCCAGGAAGCTGAAGTCGTACATGTTGGACGGGGGCGAGACCGAGATGAAGCCGTCCGTCTCGGGCCGGCGCATCAGCAGCTGCATGCCGATATAGGCCCCGAACTGATAGCCGGCGACCCAGGTCTGGGTGGCGGCGGGGTTGTTGGACTGCAGCCAGTCCAGGGCCGTGGCCGCGTCGGCCAGCTCGCCGATGCCGCTGTCGAACTCGCCCTGAGATTTGCCGACGCCGCGCGAGTTGTAGCGCAGGGTGGCGAATCCGCGCTGCTGGAACAGCTGGTGCAGGGTGACCGCGACCGGGTTGTTCATATGCCCGCCCGCCTTGGGGTGGGGATGCAGGATCAGGGCGATCGGGGCATTGGCCCGTTTGCCGGGCGAATAGCGGCCTTCGATGCGGCCGGAGGCGCCGGGCAGGATGACTTCAGGCATGGGGCTCTGGAATCCGTTCAACTGTCATTACGCCACGGCCCCTAATACTTGACCGCTGGGGTAGGACTTTCTAAGTCCACTCCTGCGTTCGGCCGCTTCGCGAAGCGGCGGGTCATAGCACAGGACCCCGCAAAAGCCCGCGATTTTTGAGGACGACGATGCGACTGTCGACCAAGGGACGATACGCCGTGATGGCGATGGCCGATCTGGCCCGCAACAGCCAGGGCGAAGGCGCGTCCGGCCGCGCCGTGTCCCTGGCCGAGATCGCCACGCGGCAAGAGATTTCATTGAGTTACCTGGAACAGCTGTTCGCGCGTCTGCGCAAGGGCGGGCTGGTGCGCAGCGTGCGGGGGCCGGGCGGCGGCTATCGGCTGGCCAAGTCCGCCGGCGAGACCGTGGTGTCGGAAATCGTCCTGGCCGTCGACGAGCCGATCCGCGCCACCC is a window encoding:
- a CDS encoding exo-beta-N-acetylmuramidase NamZ domain-containing protein, whose translation is MTFGIDRLLSEPDLLAVLKGRRVALLAHPASVTADLTHSIDALIAAGVTISAAFGPQHGMKGDLQDNMMESPDETDPVHGFPVFSLYGEVRRPTAEAMQTFDVILVDLQDLGCRIYTFITTLLYVLEAAAEHGKEVWVLDRPNPAGRPVEGTTLLPGWESFVGAGPMPMRHGMTLGELGHWFLDHFKLDVAYRVIAMQGYDPEAGPGFGWPLGERAWINPSPNAPNLSMARAYPGTVMVEGATLSEGRGTTRPLELFGAPDIDARAVIAEMRTLAPQWLGGCVLRDMWFEPTFHKHVGRLCSGVQIHVEGPAYVHGAFRPWRVQALGFKAIRRLYPDYDLWRDFPYEYAFGKLPIDVINGGPGLREWVDDASATADHLDAMAGPDEVAWIEARRPFLLY
- a CDS encoding TerC family protein, whose protein sequence is MDLMTVFLADWLGKPAWMWLAFMGVVVALLALDLGVLHRDQHEIGVRESLLLSGMYIAIALLFGAWVWWELGGQSGLEYLTGFAIEKSLAMDNVFVIAMIFGYFAIPRALQHRVLFWGILGVIVLRALMIGAGAALVSQYGWVLYIFAAFLVFTGIKMFLAGEGHADVGANPLVRWMRGHLRITDTLHGQKFFVRQPDSKGRMVLWATPMFLALVMIEIADVIFAVDSVPAIFAITTDPYIVYTSNIFAILGLRALYFALAAVIHRFAYLKQALAVLLVFIGGKIFVADLLGWEKFPAEWSLAITAVILSTGVLWSLWKTRSNGGDPTLS
- a CDS encoding alpha/beta hydrolase translates to MPEVILPGASGRIEGRYSPGKRANAPIALILHPHPKAGGHMNNPVAVTLHQLFQQRGFATLRYNSRGVGKSQGEFDSGIGELADAATALDWLQSNNPAATQTWVAGYQFGAYIGMQLLMRRPETDGFISVSPPSNMYDFSFLAPCPASGLFLHGTADTVVPPVEVERVVNKLRTQKGIVIDYELEEGASHFWQDHIDAVDRRVGLYLDKRLEAEPA
- a CDS encoding Rrf2 family transcriptional regulator, whose protein sequence is MRLSTKGRYAVMAMADLARNSQGEGASGRAVSLAEIATRQEISLSYLEQLFARLRKGGLVRSVRGPGGGYRLAKSAGETVVSEIVLAVDEPIRATRCEAHGTPRGCMLAGEKCITHNLWEDLGDEIHRYLASVSLEDVILNRTGRRGGPDTRAGIGVAA